A section of the Candidatus Limnocylindrales bacterium genome encodes:
- a CDS encoding M12 family metallo-peptidase, producing MAAAARAVGKGAGLRIKGLTLQGQTEGATLDLKRFEVWGPDAVVEVDGQRVTPPSTAYFRGKVAGDDGSVAVVSVRESGEVQGMVQKAGHSWLIGKGRNHKSLHSRSTDDSELPPFECGNDDAFSAEELLGVDEPAPAMLTSGTVLDQTHVATIALDSDYEYYAKFGNVTNALDYMGDLIGYADVTYSREINTDMQIGFSRLWTGGATSDPWTAGTCVDANGDGISDNPPCGTSGALTEFRNYWNANMTGVNRTLAHMLSGKGLGGGIAYVGVLCQNYSTSKGSTSDYGVSSSLGGTFVWDGDQTHNPSNVVWDIVVTQHEIGHNFNSPHAHDYCNIGNSALPIDNCYAGCQAGATIALPTCSQPTPRFTTGSGAGTIMSYCHLRSGGYGNIAMTFGEGHTCGTMPGREADRMSAFVTTRAATYPTCFAPTSAPTCGNGLVDSGEQCDGTNLGGATCTSKGFAGGTLSCSSSCTLVTSSCTASPCGNGIIDSGEQCDGTNLGGATCASKGFGAGTLSCSSTCTLNTSSCSNCGNNVINAGEVCDGTALGGSTCALQGCTSGGVLACNSTCSGYSTGACFGCPVCDHDGVCETGELCSTCSSDCASGTTTGARCGNGICEAGNGEDCLSCPSDCNGVQSGKTSSRYCCGDGSGANAVPCSDGRCTAGRQCTTVTKSAASYCCGDGICGGGESCSTCALDCKGAVEICGNGMDDNCNSKIDCTDTACSTVSTCQCRSPGASCTVSSQCCSGSCATTGKNPYTCN from the coding sequence TTGGCTGCCGCGGCGCGGGCCGTCGGCAAGGGCGCGGGTCTTCGCATCAAAGGTCTCACCCTTCAGGGGCAGACCGAAGGTGCGACGCTCGATCTCAAGCGCTTCGAGGTCTGGGGCCCGGATGCCGTCGTCGAAGTGGACGGGCAGCGGGTTACTCCGCCGTCGACCGCATATTTCCGTGGCAAGGTTGCGGGCGACGACGGATCGGTTGCGGTCGTCTCCGTCCGCGAGAGCGGCGAAGTCCAGGGTATGGTCCAGAAGGCCGGCCATTCCTGGCTGATCGGCAAAGGGCGCAACCACAAGAGCCTGCACTCGCGCAGCACCGACGACAGCGAGCTGCCGCCGTTCGAGTGCGGCAACGACGACGCGTTCTCCGCCGAAGAATTGCTCGGCGTCGACGAGCCCGCGCCGGCGATGCTGACGAGCGGCACCGTGCTCGATCAGACGCACGTTGCGACCATCGCGCTCGACAGCGACTACGAGTACTATGCAAAGTTCGGCAACGTCACGAATGCGCTCGACTACATGGGCGACCTCATCGGTTACGCGGACGTGACGTATTCGCGGGAGATCAACACCGACATGCAGATCGGTTTCTCGCGCCTGTGGACAGGCGGTGCGACGTCGGATCCTTGGACTGCCGGAACCTGCGTCGACGCCAACGGCGACGGCATTTCCGACAATCCGCCGTGCGGCACCAGCGGCGCACTGACCGAATTCCGCAACTACTGGAACGCGAACATGACCGGCGTCAACCGCACGCTCGCCCACATGCTGTCGGGAAAAGGCCTCGGCGGCGGAATCGCGTACGTCGGCGTGCTTTGCCAGAACTACTCCACGTCGAAGGGCTCGACGAGCGACTACGGCGTGTCGTCGAGCCTCGGCGGAACGTTCGTCTGGGACGGCGATCAGACCCACAATCCGTCGAACGTGGTCTGGGACATCGTCGTCACGCAGCACGAGATCGGACACAACTTCAATTCCCCGCACGCCCACGACTACTGCAACATCGGCAACAGCGCGCTGCCGATCGACAACTGCTACGCGGGTTGCCAGGCCGGCGCGACGATCGCGCTGCCGACGTGCTCGCAGCCGACGCCGCGGTTCACGACCGGCAGCGGCGCGGGAACGATCATGAGCTACTGCCACCTTCGCTCGGGCGGTTACGGCAACATCGCGATGACGTTCGGCGAAGGGCACACCTGCGGAACCATGCCGGGCCGCGAGGCCGACCGCATGTCCGCGTTCGTGACCACGCGCGCTGCCACGTATCCGACATGCTTCGCGCCGACTTCGGCGCCGACCTGCGGCAACGGGCTCGTCGATTCGGGCGAGCAGTGCGACGGAACCAACCTCGGTGGTGCGACCTGCACGTCGAAGGGTTTCGCCGGCGGCACGCTGAGCTGCTCGTCGTCGTGCACCCTCGTGACGTCGTCGTGCACGGCTTCTCCGTGCGGTAACGGGATCATCGACTCCGGCGAACAGTGCGACGGGACCAACCTCGGCGGCGCGACCTGCGCGTCGAAGGGCTTCGGTGCCGGCACGCTCAGCTGCTCGTCGACGTGCACGCTCAATACGTCCTCGTGCAGCAACTGCGGCAACAACGTGATCAACGCCGGCGAAGTCTGCGACGGCACGGCTCTGGGCGGCAGCACGTGCGCCCTGCAGGGCTGTACGAGCGGCGGCGTGCTCGCGTGCAACTCGACCTGCAGCGGCTACAGCACCGGCGCGTGCTTCGGCTGCCCGGTCTGCGACCACGACGGCGTCTGCGAGACCGGCGAGCTCTGCTCGACGTGTTCGAGCGACTGCGCAAGCGGAACGACCACCGGCGCACGCTGCGGAAACGGCATCTGCGAAGCCGGAAACGGCGAGGACTGCCTGTCGTGCCCCTCCGACTGCAACGGCGTGCAGAGCGGAAAGACATCGAGCCGCTACTGCTGCGGCGACGGTTCCGGCGCCAACGCCGTTCCGTGCTCGGACGGACGCTGCACGGCGGGCCGTCAGTGCACCACCGTCACGAAGAGCGCGGCGAGCTACTGCTGCGGCGACGGCATCTGCGGAGGCGGCGAGAGCTGCTCGACGTGCGCGCTCGACTGCAAAGGCGCGGTCGAGATCTGCGGCAACGGCATGGACGACAACTGCAACAGCAAGATCGACTGCACCGACACCGCGTGCAGCACGGTCTCGACCTGCCAGTGCCGTTCGCCGGGCGCCAGCTGCACCGTCAGCAGCCAGTGCTGTTCGGGAAGCTGCGCGACGACCGGCAAGAATCCGTACACGTGCAACTGA
- a CDS encoding gamma-glutamylcyclotransferase, producing the protein MEDRAWWYFAYGSNMQPATFRGRRLIEPLETRIGCLAGYGLRFDIPIGPGERGVANLAIDDGASVWGVLYLLGPEQHAHLDRTEGVGNGLYNRVRVEVESSGDLVVAETYVSELRDPARRPSHRYRGLLIEGAREHGLPEGYIQALEAWPLAWDEREGAINPPARSE; encoded by the coding sequence ATGGAAGATCGCGCCTGGTGGTACTTCGCATACGGCAGCAACATGCAGCCGGCGACGTTTCGCGGACGCCGCCTGATCGAGCCGCTCGAGACGCGCATCGGTTGCCTCGCCGGATACGGCCTGCGTTTCGACATCCCGATCGGCCCGGGCGAGCGCGGCGTCGCCAACCTTGCGATCGACGACGGGGCTTCGGTCTGGGGCGTGCTCTACCTTCTCGGACCCGAGCAGCACGCGCACCTCGACCGCACCGAGGGCGTGGGAAACGGTCTCTACAACCGCGTGCGTGTCGAGGTCGAGTCGTCGGGCGACCTTGTCGTGGCCGAAACCTACGTCAGCGAGCTCCGCGACCCGGCGCGCCGCCCGTCGCACCGCTACCGCGGCCTGCTCATCGAAGGCGCGCGCGAGCACGGACTTCCGGAAGGGTACATCCAGGCCCTCGAAGCCTGGCCGCTGGCCTGGGACGAAAGAGAAGGAGCAATCAACCCGCCCGCACGCAGCGAATGA
- a CDS encoding alpha/beta hydrolase has translation MNVRAGKLDVRYELTGDAGLPVVTFVHGLAASLEIWSGQEERLSDRFRVLRYDLRAHGGTTAPAGPCSRHDLAADLVALLDALAIDRTAVVGHSAGGVVAQQTAVDFPSRVSALGLVGTASECNDKTAAWYSRCMEIAVAEGGAAVMKLMGMKPDRGPVPDGPGMAPVIAAMRTLNENPLTAALRSVSVPTMIVVGEKDFLGVGGSVILSRTIAGSEIEIVAGRGHGIYLEDPDWFANKLGDFLKRHAGLPPA, from the coding sequence ATGAACGTTCGCGCCGGCAAACTCGACGTCCGCTATGAGCTCACCGGCGATGCCGGGCTCCCGGTGGTCACGTTCGTCCACGGCCTTGCGGCGTCGCTCGAGATCTGGTCCGGCCAGGAAGAGCGGCTTTCCGATCGCTTTCGAGTGCTGCGCTACGATCTGCGCGCGCACGGCGGGACCACGGCTCCCGCGGGTCCTTGCTCGCGTCACGACCTTGCGGCCGACCTCGTGGCACTTCTCGACGCGCTCGCAATCGATCGAACTGCCGTCGTCGGCCACAGCGCCGGCGGTGTGGTCGCGCAGCAGACGGCGGTGGACTTTCCATCGCGCGTTTCGGCGCTCGGGCTCGTCGGCACGGCCAGCGAATGCAACGACAAGACAGCCGCGTGGTACTCGCGCTGCATGGAGATCGCCGTGGCCGAAGGCGGCGCGGCCGTCATGAAGCTGATGGGGATGAAGCCCGATCGCGGCCCGGTGCCGGACGGCCCGGGCATGGCGCCGGTAATCGCCGCGATGCGCACGCTCAACGAAAATCCGCTGACCGCCGCTCTGCGCAGCGTTTCCGTTCCGACAATGATCGTCGTCGGCGAGAAGGATTTTCTCGGCGTCGGCGGCTCGGTGATCCTCAGCCGCACGATTGCCGGAAGCGAGATCGAGATCGTCGCCGGCCGCGGTCACGGCATCTACCTCGAGGATCCGGACTGGTTCGCGAACAAGCTCGGAGACTTTCTCAAGCGTCACGCCGGTCTGCCTCCGGCATGA
- a CDS encoding M67 family metallopeptidase produces MTTPNLLTDLVMDDLRIHCEEAYPDECCGVIVSLADGTTKAMRIRNIQNQMHAENPASYPRTARTAYTGHPQDLRAALEAAEEPGAALVAFYHSHPDHDAYFSAEDTLQATPFGEPSYPDALQIVISVRHRRCEVAKAFSWSPAESAYVEVALEKLSSSSRGQ; encoded by the coding sequence ATGACGACGCCGAACCTTCTGACCGACCTCGTGATGGACGACCTTCGCATCCACTGCGAAGAGGCCTATCCCGACGAATGCTGCGGCGTGATCGTCTCGCTCGCCGACGGCACGACCAAGGCGATGCGCATCCGCAACATCCAGAACCAGATGCACGCCGAGAATCCGGCTTCGTATCCGCGCACCGCGCGCACGGCGTACACGGGACATCCGCAGGACCTGCGCGCCGCGCTCGAAGCGGCCGAGGAGCCGGGTGCGGCGCTGGTTGCGTTCTATCATTCGCATCCGGATCACGACGCGTACTTCTCCGCGGAAGACACGCTGCAGGCCACACCGTTCGGCGAACCGTCCTATCCGGACGCGCTGCAGATCGTCATCTCGGTCCGTCACCGGCGCTGCGAAGTCGCGAAGGCATTCTCGTGGTCGCCGGCCGAAAGCGCGTATGTCGAGGTCGCTCTCGAAAAGCTTTCGTCGTCTTCGCGCGGACAGTGA
- a CDS encoding ketopantoate reductase family protein → MDVQSSDRFESPVHGSERVLVAGCGAIGTVFACLLAESGSRVEAIGRGAHFDAVRTAGMELEGIWGAHRGSLSHAHDDGRSAAGPFDAVLVTCKAFQTDALLATLDPGCLAERGRVISLQNGLGNVERVANVFGAARTLGGRVIFGTEIARPGCARVTVEAEPTLIGHPLHEHDEGAAYWAARFRKAGAPADQAASIVAALWAKVFYNAALNPMGALLGLCYGDLPNDPERRRVMDRVMDEAFAVATAEGVRLPWPDADAYRRHFYERLLPVTARHRSSMLQDLERGRPTEIDAITGEVCRRGDSHGVDVSANRVLLALVGSRAPGGQ, encoded by the coding sequence ATGGACGTCCAAAGTTCCGATCGCTTCGAATCTCCGGTGCATGGAAGCGAAAGAGTTCTTGTCGCCGGATGCGGCGCGATCGGAACCGTCTTCGCGTGCCTGCTGGCCGAAAGCGGCTCACGCGTCGAAGCGATCGGTCGCGGCGCGCATTTCGATGCCGTGCGGACCGCCGGAATGGAACTCGAAGGAATCTGGGGCGCACATCGCGGTTCGCTCTCGCACGCGCACGACGACGGCCGCTCTGCGGCCGGGCCTTTCGATGCCGTGCTCGTCACGTGCAAGGCGTTCCAGACGGACGCGCTGCTGGCCACGCTCGATCCCGGGTGTCTTGCCGAGCGCGGCCGCGTGATCTCGCTGCAGAACGGGCTGGGCAATGTCGAACGCGTAGCCAATGTGTTCGGAGCTGCGCGCACGCTCGGCGGCCGCGTGATCTTCGGAACCGAAATCGCGCGGCCCGGCTGCGCGCGTGTGACTGTCGAGGCCGAGCCCACGCTGATCGGCCATCCGCTGCACGAGCACGACGAAGGCGCCGCATACTGGGCGGCGCGTTTCCGCAAGGCCGGTGCGCCGGCCGATCAGGCAGCGTCGATCGTGGCCGCGCTGTGGGCGAAGGTTTTCTACAACGCCGCGCTCAATCCGATGGGTGCGCTGCTCGGGCTTTGTTACGGCGACCTTCCGAACGATCCCGAAAGACGGCGCGTGATGGATCGCGTGATGGACGAAGCCTTCGCCGTCGCGACGGCCGAAGGTGTGCGACTGCCGTGGCCTGACGCGGACGCGTATCGCCGCCACTTCTACGAGCGCCTGCTTCCGGTGACCGCGCGCCATCGATCGTCGATGCTGCAGGATCTCGAGCGCGGTCGGCCGACCGAGATCGACGCGATCACCGGAGAAGTCTGCCGGCGCGGCGACAGCCACGGCGTCGACGTTTCCGCCAACCGCGTGCTTCTGGCACTCGTGGGCAGCCGTGCTCCCGGCGGCCAGTGA
- a CDS encoding lysylphosphatidylglycerol synthase transmembrane domain-containing protein, with translation MSSKPRRSGRAVLVRIASQLAKVGVSALALFLLVRQVDTGKMATALAKADAADVLVVIAVYLVGQALTAWRWCLIARRVGFNESPGDFLRYYYVGMFFNLFGPSTLGGDVVRALYLGASAGRRTVAMHTVIFDRLSGLVMLVVVAVTAITLFGRFSLPLPMIALVVATGLSMVIGWFLVPPLARRFLPADGRVNRLVERDLEPFWRDRQLLGRTAGISIGFHIVQASSLILLGSAISMHVDWRYYFIFHPLVTVLSAVPISMNGLGIREAGYVWFLQQQGVDVDTATAFGILWFAVLLASSLVGGVVYLWSGAAVPTLRARPLPQAAAGSDTQFPAAS, from the coding sequence GTGAGCTCGAAGCCTCGCCGCTCGGGGAGGGCCGTGCTGGTTCGCATTGCCTCCCAACTCGCAAAGGTCGGGGTTTCTGCTCTGGCGCTTTTCCTGCTCGTTCGCCAGGTTGACACCGGCAAGATGGCGACCGCGCTGGCCAAGGCCGATGCCGCCGATGTGCTCGTTGTCATAGCGGTTTATCTCGTCGGCCAGGCGCTGACCGCGTGGCGCTGGTGTCTGATTGCCCGCCGGGTCGGATTCAACGAATCGCCGGGTGACTTTCTCCGCTACTACTACGTGGGGATGTTTTTCAATCTTTTCGGGCCGTCGACGCTCGGCGGCGACGTGGTGCGCGCGCTCTATCTCGGCGCGTCCGCAGGCCGGCGCACGGTCGCGATGCATACCGTGATCTTCGACCGGCTCTCCGGGCTCGTGATGCTCGTGGTCGTTGCGGTCACCGCCATCACGTTGTTCGGGCGCTTCAGCCTGCCGCTGCCGATGATTGCGCTGGTCGTCGCGACCGGGCTTTCGATGGTGATCGGCTGGTTCCTCGTACCACCCCTGGCGAGGCGGTTTCTACCCGCAGACGGGCGAGTGAACCGGCTCGTCGAGCGCGACCTCGAGCCGTTCTGGCGCGACCGTCAGCTTCTCGGACGTACGGCCGGAATCTCGATCGGATTCCACATCGTGCAGGCGTCGTCGCTGATCCTTCTCGGCAGCGCCATCTCGATGCACGTCGACTGGCGCTACTACTTCATCTTCCACCCGCTCGTCACGGTGCTGAGCGCAGTGCCGATCAGCATGAACGGCCTCGGGATCCGCGAGGCCGGTTACGTGTGGTTCCTGCAGCAGCAGGGCGTCGACGTCGACACCGCGACGGCGTTCGGCATCCTGTGGTTCGCCGTGCTGCTCGCGTCGTCGCTGGTCGGCGGCGTCGTCTATCTGTGGAGCGGCGCCGCCGTGCCTACGCTTCGTGCGCGGCCGCTGCCTCAGGCCGCTGCCGGCAGCGACACCCAGTTCCCCGCCGCATCGTAG
- a CDS encoding thioredoxin domain-containing protein produces MKAPFRSIALLAAGAALTLSACADPQAVGDIKASVDRIEASQKDMVTKIEALEKSNKEMIAKAAAAKPAAPNAPDPNKKYDINIGNAPCKGPANAAVTIAEWSDFQCPFCSQAKDLVHQIVDAYPKDVRFCFKKYPLPFHPNAMPAAKAAVAAAKQGKFFEMHDKLFENQRELSPENYVKWAGEIGLNVDQFKKDMESPEVAAQITSDMKEAGDVGVRGTPSFFIDGKQPAGRSFELYKSIIDESIKNKKA; encoded by the coding sequence ATGAAAGCACCGTTCCGTTCGATTGCCCTGCTTGCCGCTGGCGCGGCCCTGACCCTCTCGGCCTGCGCCGATCCGCAAGCCGTCGGGGACATCAAGGCCTCCGTCGACAGGATTGAGGCTTCGCAGAAGGACATGGTCACCAAGATCGAGGCGCTCGAGAAGAGCAACAAGGAAATGATCGCGAAGGCCGCCGCTGCCAAGCCGGCCGCGCCGAACGCTCCCGATCCGAACAAGAAGTACGACATCAACATCGGCAACGCGCCGTGCAAGGGCCCCGCGAATGCGGCCGTCACGATCGCCGAGTGGTCGGACTTCCAGTGCCCGTTCTGCTCGCAGGCAAAAGATCTGGTTCACCAGATCGTCGACGCGTATCCGAAAGACGTCCGCTTCTGCTTCAAGAAGTACCCGCTTCCGTTCCACCCGAACGCGATGCCGGCAGCCAAGGCCGCCGTCGCCGCCGCCAAGCAGGGCAAGTTCTTCGAGATGCACGACAAGCTCTTCGAGAATCAGCGCGAGCTGAGCCCGGAGAACTACGTGAAGTGGGCCGGCGAGATCGGGCTCAACGTCGACCAGTTCAAGAAGGACATGGAATCGCCGGAAGTCGCCGCCCAGATCACCAGCGACATGAAGGAAGCCGGTGACGTCGGCGTGCGCGGCACGCCGAGCTTCTTCATCGACGGCAAGCAGCCGGCGGGCCGTTCGTTCGAGCTGTACAAGTCGATCATCGACGAGAGCATCAAGAACAAGAAAGCCTGA
- a CDS encoding lysylphosphatidylglycerol synthase transmembrane domain-containing protein, which translates to MKKTFSVLVKFAVTIAIFVGIFLEFGGGFHPVRTSSLREPGAIEVSNPAYPGIVGRIKAKLAGKPLPPPRLPATIDDACANPEGAVFVRVADGSMRHLKTLRHCGDKALAFLYTKTSDGDYATVPLAAAPEESFVRIQGFQLVPADPAELWAEIRNVRMSVFLPWFLAAMAIKLVGIFANIWRWQILLQGQGIRLKFGFLTSTYFIGRYFGIVTPSTMGLDAWRIYETARLTKKPIECTTALAVERIIGLVGLLATILLFMPFAGRLIEGHSFGEMVGAMKVPLAGALVLGVLMLMQPAWFGQLLRLIPHEKARKFAANVVHAATAYSNRRLYMLGALALAVIGQITTTLMYFCNAMSIAAEGVHTSEVLFASAVMTLGTFIAPSASGEGVRELVFVWLIGSKTGAVKAFLIGNLGFWIEKVPLSVPGGIILLMRNDPTLHAVTEEDLARVTGRRA; encoded by the coding sequence ATGAAAAAAACGTTCTCCGTGCTCGTCAAGTTCGCGGTCACGATCGCGATCTTCGTCGGGATATTTCTCGAGTTCGGCGGGGGATTCCATCCCGTCCGGACGTCGTCGCTCCGCGAGCCGGGCGCGATCGAAGTTTCCAATCCTGCGTATCCGGGCATCGTCGGACGCATCAAGGCGAAGCTTGCGGGCAAGCCTCTCCCTCCGCCCAGGCTTCCCGCCACCATCGACGATGCGTGCGCGAATCCCGAAGGCGCGGTCTTCGTGCGTGTCGCCGACGGATCGATGCGCCACCTGAAGACCTTGCGTCACTGCGGCGACAAGGCGCTCGCATTTCTCTACACGAAGACGAGCGACGGCGACTATGCGACGGTGCCGCTCGCCGCCGCGCCCGAAGAATCATTCGTTCGCATCCAGGGATTCCAGCTGGTCCCGGCCGATCCCGCCGAGCTGTGGGCCGAGATCCGAAACGTCCGGATGTCGGTGTTCCTGCCGTGGTTCCTCGCGGCCATGGCGATCAAGCTGGTCGGCATCTTCGCGAACATCTGGCGCTGGCAGATCCTGCTGCAGGGCCAGGGCATCCGCCTCAAGTTCGGATTCCTGACCAGCACATATTTCATCGGCCGTTACTTCGGCATCGTCACCCCGAGCACGATGGGCCTCGATGCGTGGCGCATCTACGAGACGGCGCGGCTTACGAAAAAGCCGATCGAGTGCACGACCGCGCTTGCGGTCGAGCGCATCATCGGGCTGGTCGGGCTACTCGCGACGATTCTTCTGTTCATGCCGTTTGCCGGCCGCCTGATCGAAGGGCATTCGTTCGGCGAGATGGTCGGCGCCATGAAGGTCCCGCTCGCCGGCGCGCTCGTACTCGGCGTGCTCATGCTGATGCAGCCGGCGTGGTTCGGACAGCTTCTGCGGCTCATCCCGCACGAGAAAGCGCGAAAGTTCGCCGCCAACGTGGTCCATGCCGCCACCGCGTACTCGAATCGCCGGCTCTACATGCTGGGGGCGCTCGCGCTCGCCGTGATCGGACAGATCACGACCACGCTCATGTACTTCTGCAATGCGATGTCGATCGCGGCCGAAGGCGTCCACACGTCCGAAGTGCTGTTCGCATCCGCCGTCATGACACTCGGAACGTTCATCGCGCCGTCCGCCTCGGGCGAAGGAGTCCGCGAGCTCGTCTTCGTATGGCTGATCGGCAGCAAGACCGGCGCCGTCAAGGCGTTCCTGATCGGCAATCTTGGTTTCTGGATCGAAAAAGTCCCGCTGTCGGTTCCCGGCGGCATCATTCTTCTCATGCGCAACGACCCGACGCTTCATGCCGTGACCGAGGAAGACCTCGCGCGCGTGACCGGCCGCCGGGCCTGA
- a CDS encoding tetratricopeptide repeat protein — protein MQGFCTKCGAALQDGAKFCTSCGAPIAPAGAAASSAPQAPVAAIVMGAVLVALGGIAAYFALRTNTDVPRAVPGTAGTPGANSRAAADEDGLPNGHPSIELPKEVLDFLDGLTADAEKNPQSIEALQKLAHARYRASVINASYRVSADQALQKLLALDPTNIDGLRISANLAYDAGDYDEARKRFEVFLAKYPDDVSAITDLGSTLLFQDKVDDAIAQYRKALAKDPKFMQAQFNLGVALEKQGKNDEAIASLRKALELSETPDERQHIENTLAAMEHREPMKIAGARSARPGAGAEAAGGSAGGMPAANASGTAPPAQGSMQGGMPMPPPAPDRDVPTNASSDFQRQAEKPFVTHPMIGPRVVSFEWKSATSMAVKIADFPMDKMPPFARAKFESGMAARIGEIASRNTVAGPVTVELIDNASGSVMDRIEAGPPASKQAPPAAAPTGMPGAVTPGPAGSGK, from the coding sequence TTGCAGGGATTCTGTACGAAATGCGGCGCTGCTCTTCAGGACGGCGCGAAGTTCTGCACGTCGTGCGGCGCGCCGATCGCGCCCGCCGGCGCAGCCGCGAGCTCGGCTCCGCAGGCGCCGGTCGCGGCAATCGTGATGGGCGCCGTGCTGGTCGCGCTCGGCGGCATCGCTGCGTACTTCGCGCTGCGCACGAACACCGATGTTCCCCGCGCCGTTCCAGGCACCGCCGGTACTCCGGGCGCGAATTCCAGAGCGGCCGCAGACGAAGACGGCCTTCCGAACGGACATCCGAGCATCGAGCTTCCGAAAGAAGTCCTCGATTTCCTCGACGGCCTGACGGCCGACGCCGAGAAGAATCCGCAGAGCATCGAGGCTCTCCAGAAGCTCGCGCATGCGCGCTACCGGGCAAGCGTGATCAACGCGTCGTATCGCGTGTCGGCCGACCAGGCGCTCCAGAAACTGCTCGCGCTCGACCCGACCAACATCGACGGCCTTCGCATCTCGGCCAACCTCGCGTACGACGCCGGCGACTATGACGAAGCCCGCAAGCGCTTCGAAGTGTTCCTCGCGAAGTATCCCGACGACGTCAGTGCGATCACCGATCTCGGCTCGACACTGCTGTTCCAGGACAAGGTCGACGATGCGATCGCACAGTATCGCAAGGCGCTCGCGAAAGATCCGAAGTTCATGCAGGCGCAGTTCAATCTCGGCGTCGCGCTCGAGAAGCAGGGCAAGAACGACGAAGCGATCGCATCGCTGCGCAAGGCGCTCGAGCTGTCGGAAACGCCCGACGAGCGCCAGCACATCGAGAACACGCTGGCCGCGATGGAGCATCGCGAGCCGATGAAGATCGCCGGTGCGCGCAGCGCCAGGCCGGGAGCCGGCGCAGAAGCAGCCGGTGGTTCGGCAGGCGGCATGCCCGCAGCAAACGCTTCGGGCACCGCTCCGCCCGCGCAAGGCTCGATGCAAGGCGGCATGCCGATGCCGCCTCCGGCTCCCGATCGCGACGTGCCGACCAACGCGAGCAGCGATTTCCAGCGCCAGGCGGAAAAGCCGTTCGTGACGCATCCGATGATCGGGCCGCGTGTCGTCTCGTTCGAGTGGAAGAGCGCGACGTCGATGGCAGTGAAGATCGCCGACTTCCCGATGGACAAGATGCCGCCGTTCGCGCGCGCGAAGTTCGAATCCGGAATGGCCGCGCGCATCGGCGAGATCGCATCGCGCAATACGGTGGCCGGCCCGGTCACGGTCGAGCTCATCGACAACGCGAGCGGCAGCGTCATGGACAGGATCGAAGCCGGTCCGCCCGCGAGCAAGCAAGCCCCGCCGGCAGCCGCACCAACCGGAATGCCAGGCGCGGTCACTCCGGGACCGGCAGGGAGCGGAAAATGA